In Streptomyces longhuiensis, the following proteins share a genomic window:
- a CDS encoding electron transfer flavoprotein subunit beta/FixA family protein — translation MSLRIVVTVKYVPDATGDRHFAEDLTVDRDDVDGLLSELDEYAVEQALQIADEADDAEITVLTVGPEDAKDALRKALSMGADKAVHVEDDDLHGTDIVGTSLVLAKAIEKAGFDLVVCGMASTDGTAGVVPALLAERLGVPQVTLLSEVSVEDGVVKGRRDGDTASEQVEASLPAVVSVTDQSGEARYPSFKGIMAAKKKPVESWDLSDLGLEADEVGLAGAWTVVDAAAERPARSAGTIVKDEGEGGKQLAEFLAGQKFI, via the coding sequence GTGAGCTTGAGGATCGTTGTCACCGTGAAGTATGTGCCGGACGCGACGGGGGACCGGCATTTCGCTGAGGACCTGACGGTGGACCGTGATGATGTGGACGGGCTGCTGTCGGAGCTGGACGAGTACGCGGTCGAGCAGGCGTTGCAGATCGCGGACGAGGCGGACGATGCGGAGATCACCGTGTTGACGGTGGGTCCGGAGGACGCGAAGGACGCGTTGCGCAAGGCGTTGTCGATGGGCGCGGACAAGGCGGTCCATGTCGAGGACGACGATCTGCACGGCACGGACATCGTGGGCACGTCGCTGGTGCTGGCGAAGGCGATCGAGAAGGCCGGGTTCGATCTGGTGGTCTGCGGTATGGCCTCCACGGACGGTACGGCGGGTGTGGTGCCGGCGCTGCTGGCGGAGCGGCTGGGTGTGCCGCAGGTGACGCTGTTGTCGGAGGTGTCGGTCGAGGACGGTGTGGTCAAGGGCCGTCGTGACGGTGACACGGCCTCGGAGCAGGTGGAGGCCTCGCTCCCGGCGGTGGTGTCGGTGACCGACCAGTCGGGCGAGGCGCGTTACCCCTCGTTCAAGGGGATCATGGCGGCGAAGAAGAAGCCGGTCGAGTCGTGGGACCTGTCGGATCTGGGCCTGGAGGCCGACGAGGTGGGTCTGGCGGGTGCGTGGACGGTCGTGGACGCGGCGGCCGAGCGTCCGGCGCGCAGCGCGGGCACGATCGTCAAGGACGAGGGCGAGGGCGGCAAGCAGCTCGCCGAGTTCCTCGCGGGCCAGAAGTTCATCTAG
- a CDS encoding electron transfer flavoprotein subunit alpha/FixB family protein — translation MAEVLVYVDHVDGAVRKPTLELLTLARRLGEPVALALGAGAADTAAALAEHGATRVLTHDAAEYADYLVVPKVDALQAAYEAVSPAAVLVPSSAEGKEIAARLAVRVGSGVITDATDLQAGEQGPVATQSAFAASFTTTTRVSKGTPVITVKPNSAPVESAPAAGTVEALAVSFSEQATGTKVTARTPRASTGRPDLTEAAIVVSGGRGVNGAENFGIIEALADSLGAAVGASRAAVDAGWYPHSNQVGQTGKSVSPQLYIANGISGAIQHRAGMQTSKTIVAVNKDAEAPIFDLVDYGVVGDLFDVVPQLTEEVNTRKG, via the coding sequence ATGGCTGAAGTTCTGGTCTACGTCGATCACGTGGACGGTGCCGTCCGCAAGCCCACCCTTGAGCTGCTGACGCTGGCGCGTCGTCTGGGTGAGCCCGTCGCCCTGGCGCTGGGTGCGGGTGCCGCCGACACGGCCGCCGCGCTCGCCGAGCACGGCGCGACCCGTGTCCTGACCCATGATGCCGCCGAGTACGCCGACTATCTGGTCGTGCCGAAGGTGGATGCGCTGCAGGCCGCCTACGAGGCGGTGTCCCCGGCGGCGGTGCTGGTGCCGTCCTCGGCGGAGGGCAAGGAGATCGCGGCGCGTCTGGCCGTGCGGGTCGGGTCGGGTGTCATCACCGACGCCACCGACCTCCAGGCCGGTGAGCAGGGCCCGGTCGCGACCCAGTCGGCGTTCGCCGCCTCGTTCACCACCACCACCCGTGTCTCCAAGGGCACCCCGGTCATCACCGTCAAGCCCAACAGTGCCCCGGTCGAGTCCGCCCCCGCGGCCGGCACCGTCGAGGCCCTGGCCGTGTCGTTCTCCGAGCAGGCCACGGGCACCAAGGTCACCGCGCGCACGCCGCGTGCCTCGACGGGGCGTCCGGACCTGACCGAGGCCGCGATCGTGGTCTCCGGCGGCCGCGGCGTCAACGGCGCCGAGAACTTCGGAATCATCGAGGCCCTCGCCGACTCCCTCGGCGCGGCGGTCGGCGCCTCCCGCGCCGCGGTCGACGCGGGCTGGTACCCGCACTCCAACCAGGTCGGCCAGACCGGCAAGAGTGTGTCCCCGCAGCTGTACATCGCGAACGGTATCTCCGGCGCGATCCAGCACCGGGCCGGCATGCAGACCTCCAAGACCATCGTCGCGGTCAACAAGGACGCCGAAGCCCCGATCTTCGACCTCGTCGACTACGGCGTCGTCGGCGACCTCTTCGACGTCGTCCCCCAGCTCACCGAGGAAGTCAACACCCGCAAGGGCTGA
- a CDS encoding LacI family DNA-binding transcriptional regulator produces the protein MDRTARRPDSRYGNRPTMKDVAARAGVGLKTVSRVVNGEPGVTPDTERRVQEAIEALGFRRNDSARVLRKGRTASIGLVLEDLADPFYGPLSRAVEEVARAHGALLINGSSAEDPEREQELVLALCARRVDGLVVIPAGDDHRYLEPEIAAGVATVFVDRPAGKIDADVVLSDSFGGARDGVAHLIAHGHRRIGFIGDQPRIHTAAERLRGYRTAMEDAGITVEDAWMSLGVTDPERVRRAAEEMLAGPDPVTAIFAGNNRVTVTVVRVLSEVDRPVALVGFDDIELGDLLRPGVTVVAQDAAQLGRTAAERLFRQLDGVSLVPERIELPTRLITRGSGELPPAD, from the coding sequence GTGGACCGCACCGCCCGCCGCCCAGACAGCCGTTACGGCAACCGCCCGACCATGAAGGACGTCGCGGCGCGCGCCGGAGTGGGCCTCAAGACGGTGTCCCGCGTCGTCAACGGCGAACCGGGAGTCACCCCCGACACCGAACGCCGCGTCCAGGAGGCCATCGAGGCCCTGGGCTTCCGCCGCAACGACAGCGCGCGCGTCCTGCGCAAGGGCAGGACCGCGAGCATCGGCCTGGTGCTCGAGGATCTGGCCGACCCCTTCTACGGACCGCTGAGCCGCGCCGTCGAGGAGGTCGCCCGCGCCCATGGCGCGCTGCTCATCAACGGATCGAGCGCCGAGGACCCGGAGCGCGAGCAGGAGCTCGTCCTCGCGCTCTGCGCCCGCCGGGTGGACGGGCTCGTGGTGATCCCGGCCGGTGACGACCACCGCTACCTGGAGCCCGAGATCGCCGCCGGTGTCGCGACCGTGTTCGTCGACCGTCCCGCCGGGAAGATCGACGCGGACGTGGTCCTTTCCGACAGCTTCGGGGGCGCGCGTGACGGCGTCGCGCATCTGATCGCGCACGGCCACCGCCGTATCGGCTTCATCGGTGACCAGCCGCGCATCCACACCGCCGCCGAGCGTCTGCGCGGCTACCGGACCGCGATGGAGGACGCCGGGATAACCGTCGAGGACGCGTGGATGTCGCTCGGCGTGACGGATCCGGAGCGGGTGCGGCGCGCCGCGGAGGAGATGCTCGCGGGCCCCGATCCGGTCACGGCGATCTTCGCGGGCAACAACCGTGTGACGGTGACCGTCGTACGGGTCCTGTCCGAGGTGGACCGCCCCGTGGCGCTGGTCGGCTTCGACGACATCGAGCTGGGCGATCTACTGCGCCCCGGCGTGACGGTCGTCGCGCAGGACGCCGCGCAGCTGGGCCGGACGGCCGCCGAGCGGCTGTTCCGGCAGCTCGACGGGGTGTCGCTGGTGCCGGAGCGGATCGAGCTGCCGACCCGGCTGATCACCCGCGGCTCGGGCGAACTGCCCCCGGCCGACTGA
- a CDS encoding flavin reductase family protein, with protein sequence MTATPDLRTATTASPDLLRSVFRQHAAGVAVITARGAAPVGFTATSLTSVSAEPPVISFGIGLGASSWPVVSEAEHIGVHILGEHQQDLAATFAKSGADRFGEPTRWHEGPEGVPVLDGVLAWLVCRVIARVPAGDHRIVLAEAVVGDPAGAGRPLVYHQGRFNGLRD encoded by the coding sequence ATGACGGCCACGCCCGATCTCCGCACCGCCACCACCGCATCGCCCGACCTGCTGCGCTCGGTCTTCCGGCAGCACGCGGCGGGAGTCGCGGTGATCACCGCCCGGGGCGCCGCCCCGGTGGGCTTCACCGCCACCTCCCTGACGTCGGTGTCGGCCGAGCCTCCCGTCATCTCGTTCGGCATCGGCCTGGGCGCCTCCAGTTGGCCCGTCGTCTCCGAGGCCGAACACATCGGCGTCCACATACTCGGCGAGCACCAGCAGGATCTGGCCGCCACGTTCGCGAAGAGCGGCGCCGACCGCTTCGGGGAGCCCACGCGCTGGCACGAGGGCCCGGAGGGCGTGCCCGTACTCGACGGCGTGCTGGCCTGGTTGGTGTGCCGGGTGATCGCGCGCGTGCCCGCCGGAGACCACCGCATCGTGCTTGCCGAGGCCGTCGTCGGGGACCCCGCGGGAGCCGGTCGGCCGCTCGTCTACCACCAGGGCCGCTTCAACGGTCTGCGCGACTAG
- a CDS encoding B3/B4 domain-containing protein: MTLHLTVSDEVRTLAPDFRHVAIEAHGLVNSPSGEGTSALLDDAARRLAARLDGRAPHEDPHMVAWRAAYTAFGAKPSRTRNSAEALAKRALADGGLPRINTLVDVYNAISVAHLIPVGGEDLDHIKGGMRLVRATGEEGFATVAGGADVVEQPDAGEVVWCDDDGVTCRRWNWRQGTRTRLTEESVNALFLLEAMGPHCDVAAAGTELAELLEKFSPGARIAVHAPE; this comes from the coding sequence ATGACCCTCCACCTCACCGTGTCCGACGAGGTACGGACCCTCGCACCCGACTTCCGGCACGTCGCCATCGAGGCGCACGGGCTGGTCAACAGCCCCAGCGGGGAAGGGACTTCGGCCCTTCTCGACGACGCCGCACGCCGCCTCGCCGCACGCCTCGACGGACGCGCCCCGCACGAGGACCCGCACATGGTGGCCTGGCGCGCCGCCTACACGGCCTTCGGCGCCAAGCCCTCCCGCACCCGCAACTCCGCGGAGGCGCTGGCCAAGAGGGCTCTCGCGGACGGCGGACTGCCGCGGATCAACACCCTGGTCGACGTCTACAACGCGATCAGCGTGGCCCATCTGATCCCGGTCGGCGGCGAGGATCTGGACCACATCAAGGGAGGGATGCGCCTCGTCAGGGCCACCGGCGAAGAGGGCTTCGCCACCGTGGCCGGGGGCGCGGACGTCGTGGAGCAGCCCGACGCGGGCGAGGTCGTCTGGTGCGACGACGACGGCGTGACCTGCCGCCGCTGGAACTGGCGCCAGGGCACGCGCACGCGCCTCACCGAGGAATCGGTCAACGCGCTCTTCCTGCTGGAGGCGATGGGGCCGCACTGCGACGTGGCGGCGGCCGGCACCGAACTCGCCGAACTCCTGGAGAAGTTCAGCCCCGGCGCGCGGATCGCCGTCCACGCGCCGGAGTAG
- a CDS encoding ROK family protein produces the protein MQTDLVAALDIGGTKIAGALVDDHGRILLRAQRPTPAKEDGDTVMRAVEDVLRELTAAPLWVRAGAVGIGSAGPVDASTGTVSPVNVPGWRDFPLVDRVSAVTGGLPVELVGDGVAMTAAEHWQGAAQGHDNALCMVVSTGVGGGLILGGKLHPGPTGNAGHIGHISVDLDGDPCPCGARGCVERIASGPNIARRALDSGWRPGADGDLSAAAVASAARGGDRVAIASFERAAQALAAGIAATATLVEIDIAVIGGGVAKAGEVLFAPLRRSLRDYATLSFVQRLTVAPARMGTDAGLVGAAAAALTRDRDVSAL, from the coding sequence ATGCAGACCGACCTCGTCGCCGCGCTCGACATCGGCGGCACCAAGATCGCCGGGGCCCTGGTGGACGACCACGGCCGCATCCTGCTGCGCGCGCAGCGGCCGACTCCGGCCAAGGAGGACGGGGACACGGTGATGCGGGCCGTCGAGGACGTGCTGCGCGAGCTGACCGCCGCCCCGCTGTGGGTGCGGGCGGGGGCCGTCGGCATCGGGAGCGCGGGTCCGGTGGACGCCTCCACGGGCACGGTGAGTCCGGTCAACGTGCCGGGCTGGCGCGACTTCCCGCTCGTGGACCGGGTCAGCGCGGTCACCGGGGGTCTGCCGGTCGAACTGGTCGGGGACGGCGTGGCGATGACGGCGGCCGAGCACTGGCAGGGCGCTGCGCAAGGCCATGACAACGCGCTGTGCATGGTCGTCTCCACCGGCGTCGGCGGCGGCCTGATCCTCGGTGGCAAGCTGCACCCGGGGCCCACGGGCAACGCGGGCCACATCGGCCACATCAGCGTGGATCTGGACGGGGACCCGTGCCCGTGCGGGGCGCGCGGCTGCGTCGAGCGGATCGCGAGCGGGCCGAACATCGCGCGCCGCGCGCTGGACAGCGGCTGGCGCCCCGGCGCGGACGGCGACCTGTCGGCCGCTGCGGTGGCCTCGGCCGCGCGCGGGGGAGACAGGGTCGCCATCGCCTCCTTCGAGCGTGCCGCCCAGGCGCTCGCCGCGGGCATCGCCGCGACGGCCACGCTCGTGGAGATCGACATCGCGGTGATCGGCGGGGGAGTGGCGAAGGCGGGAGAGGTCCTCTTCGCGCCATTGCGCCGCTCGCTGCGTGACTACGCGACGCTGTCGTTCGTGCAGCGCCTCACGGTGGCTCCCGCCCGCATGGGCACGGACGCGGGCCTTGTGGGCGCGGCGGCGGCGGCGCTCACGCGCGACCGGGACGTGTCGGCGCTCTGA
- a CDS encoding lysophospholipid acyltransferase family protein gives MAELVYRPVIGAARTMFKALDLKIDVKGAENIPRSGGAVLVSNHISYLDFIFDGLAALPQKRLVRFMAKESVFRHKISGPLMRSMKHIPVDRKQGEDAYAHALDSLRSGEVIGVFPEATISQSFTLKSFKSGAARLAQEAGVPLIPMALWGTQRLWTKGHPKNFRREHIPITIRVGEPMEAPRDQFAGAITRRLRERVQELLEAAQRAYPVRPKGPDDTWWMPAHLGGTAPTAAEVKAAEAS, from the coding sequence ATGGCAGAGCTCGTCTACCGTCCGGTCATCGGCGCGGCCCGCACGATGTTCAAGGCGCTCGATCTGAAGATCGACGTCAAGGGCGCGGAGAACATTCCGCGCTCCGGCGGCGCGGTCCTGGTCAGCAACCACATCAGCTACCTGGACTTCATCTTCGACGGTCTCGCCGCGCTGCCGCAGAAGCGCCTGGTGCGCTTCATGGCGAAGGAATCGGTCTTCCGGCACAAGATCTCCGGTCCGCTGATGCGCAGCATGAAGCACATCCCCGTGGACCGGAAGCAGGGCGAGGACGCGTACGCGCACGCCCTCGACTCGCTGCGCTCCGGTGAGGTCATCGGCGTGTTCCCCGAGGCGACGATCTCGCAGTCGTTCACGCTGAAGAGCTTCAAGTCGGGTGCCGCGCGCCTGGCCCAGGAGGCCGGTGTGCCGCTGATCCCCATGGCGCTGTGGGGTACGCAGCGCCTGTGGACGAAGGGCCACCCGAAGAACTTCAGGCGTGAGCACATCCCGATCACGATCCGGGTCGGCGAGCCGATGGAAGCCCCGCGCGACCAGTTCGCCGGTGCGATCACGCGGCGCCTGCGCGAGCGTGTGCAGGAACTCCTCGAGGCGGCGCAGCGCGCGTACCCCGTACGCCCCAAGGGTCCGGACGACACCTGGTGGATGCCCGCGCACCTCGGCGGCACCGCGCCCACCGCGGCAGAGGTGAAGGCCGCCGAGGCGAGCTGA
- a CDS encoding TlpA family protein disulfide reductase, whose protein sequence is MTGLVVCVAVLAAASVFGLMQRRRSGRMKVRQGEAALGAAKLGEELGERATLVQFSSAFCAPCRATRRVLGEVAEMVPGVAHVEIDAEDRLDLVRELGVLKTPTVFVLDASGHIVRRASGQPRKADVIAALGEAV, encoded by the coding sequence ATGACCGGACTTGTGGTGTGTGTGGCCGTGCTCGCCGCGGCGAGCGTCTTCGGGCTGATGCAACGGCGGCGGAGCGGGAGGATGAAGGTGCGGCAGGGCGAAGCGGCTCTCGGAGCGGCGAAGTTGGGCGAGGAGCTGGGGGAGCGGGCCACGCTCGTGCAGTTCTCCAGCGCCTTCTGCGCCCCGTGCCGGGCCACCCGGCGCGTGCTCGGCGAAGTGGCCGAAATGGTTCCCGGCGTGGCCCATGTGGAGATCGACGCCGAGGACCGGCTCGACCTCGTGAGGGAACTCGGCGTCCTCAAGACGCCCACCGTGTTCGTCCTCGACGCGTCCGGACACATCGTGCGCCGCGCCTCCGGTCAGCCGCGCAAGGCGGACGTCATCGCCGCGCTCGGGGAGGCGGTCTGA
- a CDS encoding DUF4395 domain-containing protein: protein MDIDVRGPRFGAAVTTVVLALVLVTGSAWLLAWQTLCFALGAAGGVGRSPYAWLFRTAVRPRLGPPTEFEAPQPPRFAQFVGLVFALAGLVGLMWGPGWLGLGATALALAAAFLNSVFGYCLGCEMYLLLRRGAARFG from the coding sequence ATGGACATCGATGTGAGAGGACCGCGGTTCGGCGCCGCGGTCACGACGGTCGTACTGGCCCTGGTGCTCGTCACGGGCAGCGCCTGGCTCCTGGCGTGGCAGACGCTGTGTTTCGCGCTCGGCGCGGCGGGCGGGGTGGGGCGTTCTCCCTACGCGTGGCTGTTCCGTACGGCGGTGCGACCGCGGCTCGGGCCGCCCACGGAGTTCGAGGCTCCGCAGCCGCCGCGGTTCGCGCAGTTCGTCGGGCTCGTCTTCGCGCTCGCGGGCCTGGTGGGCCTGATGTGGGGGCCGGGCTGGCTGGGGCTCGGGGCGACGGCCCTCGCACTGGCGGCGGCGTTCCTCAACTCGGTGTTCGGCTACTGCCTGGGGTGCGAGATGTACCTGCTCCTGCGGCGTGGCGCGGCACGATTTGGCTGA
- a CDS encoding DUF6986 family protein: MGQQEKVATSLAGAVSEGISASLAPVDAELERRYPGDPGTRQPVHTVYIPGEQFDADSIRTWGDKALAMLDEHAPDAASFAAVLGLGDDLAEAVHSRVRAKLEREPVEDLRIDFEDGYKGADEDQDAARAARLVAEAYKNGTAAPYMGIRMKCMEEPVRDRGIRTLDIFLTGLMEAGGLPDGLVLTLPKVTYPEQVTAMVRLLEAFEKAHGLEAGRLGFEIQIETSQSILAADGTAAVARMIDAAEGRATGLHYGTFDYSACLGVSAAYQASDHPAADYAKAVMQVAAAGTGVRVSDGSTNVLPVGTTAKVHDAWRLHYGLTRRALARAYYQGWDMHPGHIPTRYAAVFAFYREGFESAAARLAAYAGHHEGGDVADEPATAKALAGYLLRGLDCGALDTGEVTRITGLTLARLQGFAGPRRGDLTAQER; this comes from the coding sequence ATGGGTCAGCAAGAGAAGGTGGCAACGAGCCTCGCCGGAGCGGTCAGCGAGGGCATCAGCGCTTCCCTCGCCCCGGTGGACGCGGAGCTGGAGCGCCGCTACCCCGGAGACCCCGGCACCCGGCAGCCCGTCCACACCGTGTACATCCCGGGCGAGCAGTTCGACGCCGACAGCATCCGTACGTGGGGCGACAAGGCCCTGGCGATGCTCGACGAACACGCCCCGGACGCCGCCTCCTTCGCCGCCGTCCTCGGCCTGGGCGACGACCTCGCCGAGGCCGTCCACTCGCGCGTACGCGCCAAGCTGGAGCGCGAGCCGGTCGAGGACCTGCGCATCGACTTCGAGGACGGCTACAAGGGCGCCGACGAGGACCAGGACGCCGCCCGCGCCGCCCGTCTCGTCGCCGAGGCGTACAAGAACGGCACCGCCGCCCCGTACATGGGAATCCGCATGAAGTGCATGGAGGAGCCGGTACGCGACCGGGGCATCCGCACCCTCGACATCTTCCTGACCGGCCTCATGGAGGCGGGCGGCCTCCCCGACGGGCTCGTGCTCACGCTCCCCAAGGTGACGTACCCGGAGCAGGTCACCGCCATGGTCCGGCTCCTGGAGGCGTTCGAGAAGGCCCACGGACTCGAGGCGGGGCGCCTCGGCTTCGAGATCCAGATCGAGACCAGCCAGTCCATCCTCGCCGCCGACGGCACCGCCGCCGTCGCCCGCATGATCGACGCCGCCGAAGGCCGCGCGACCGGACTGCACTACGGCACCTTCGACTACAGCGCCTGCCTCGGCGTCAGCGCCGCCTACCAGGCCAGCGATCACCCGGCCGCCGACTACGCGAAGGCCGTCATGCAGGTGGCCGCCGCCGGCACCGGCGTCCGCGTCTCGGACGGTTCCACCAACGTCCTGCCCGTCGGCACGACCGCGAAGGTCCACGACGCCTGGCGCCTGCACTACGGCCTCACCCGCCGCGCCCTGGCCCGCGCCTACTACCAGGGCTGGGACATGCACCCGGGCCACATCCCGACGCGCTACGCCGCGGTCTTCGCCTTCTACCGCGAGGGCTTCGAGTCGGCCGCCGCGCGCCTGGCCGCCTACGCCGGTCACCACGAGGGCGGCGACGTGGCGGACGAGCCCGCCACCGCCAAGGCGCTCGCCGGCTATCTGCTGCGCGGCCTGGACTGCGGCGCCCTCGACACGGGCGAGGTCACCCGGATCACCGGCCTCACCCTGGCCCGCCTGCAGGGCTTCGCGGGTCCGCGCCGCGGCGACCTGACCGCGCAGGAGCGCTGA
- a CDS encoding SDR family NAD(P)-dependent oxidoreductase gives MAEGNGNGTLDGAVIAVAGAGGPAGRATLLRLAEAGATVVGADADATRLAEAVDAARYAHGGATVIGDTVDLLDLQATRDWADHVEKDFGRVDGVVHLVGGWRGSASFAETDLADWELLEKLLIRTVQHTSLAFHDALLRSDRGRFLLISAAGASKPTAGNAAYAASKAAAEAWTLALGDAFRKAGGDEGPQQAAAILVVKALVHDAMRAERPNAKFAGFTDVTDLADAIAGVWDRPAKELNGTRLWLTEKP, from the coding sequence ATGGCCGAAGGCAACGGAAACGGCACGCTGGACGGAGCGGTCATCGCGGTCGCGGGCGCGGGGGGACCCGCGGGCCGCGCGACGCTGCTGCGCCTCGCCGAGGCGGGCGCGACGGTCGTCGGAGCGGACGCGGACGCCACACGCCTGGCGGAGGCCGTGGACGCGGCGCGCTACGCGCACGGCGGCGCCACCGTCATCGGTGACACCGTCGACCTGCTCGACCTGCAGGCGACCCGCGACTGGGCGGACCACGTGGAGAAGGACTTCGGGCGCGTCGACGGTGTGGTCCACCTCGTCGGCGGCTGGCGCGGCAGTGCCTCCTTCGCCGAGACCGACCTCGCCGACTGGGAGCTGCTCGAAAAGCTCCTGATCCGTACGGTCCAGCACACCTCCCTCGCGTTCCACGACGCCCTGCTGCGCAGCGACCGCGGACGCTTCCTGCTGATCAGCGCCGCGGGCGCCAGCAAGCCGACCGCGGGCAACGCGGCGTACGCGGCCTCCAAGGCCGCAGCCGAGGCCTGGACGCTGGCCCTCGGCGACGCCTTCCGCAAGGCGGGGGGCGACGAGGGGCCGCAGCAGGCGGCTGCGATCCTGGTGGTGAAGGCGCTGGTGCACGACGCGATGCGCGCCGAGCGACCCAACGCGAAGTTCGCGGGCTTCACGGACGTCACGGACCTGGCCGATGCCATCGCCGGCGTCTGGGACCGGCCCGCCAAGGAATTGAACGGGACCCGTCTGTGGCTGACCGAGAAGCCGTGA
- a CDS encoding transglutaminase-like domain-containing protein: protein MQLIQKNPDLSAYLAADEVIDHRHPLVRKTAERLAAQASDSYSYAQAAYEFVRDTIPHSADSGDLRVTWRASDVLEQGTGICHAKSHALAALLRAEDIPAALCYQRLTHDAGTGHVLHGMVAVRFRGAWHRQDCRGNKPGVDAQFSLDGERLAFAVDAKSNEVDYPVLFDVPAPAVLRALRDAPDRPYLWEHLPDAL, encoded by the coding sequence ATGCAGCTGATCCAGAAAAACCCTGACCTGTCGGCCTACTTGGCGGCCGACGAGGTCATCGACCATCGCCATCCACTGGTACGGAAGACCGCCGAGCGCCTCGCCGCCCAGGCCTCCGACTCATATTCATACGCGCAGGCCGCCTATGAGTTCGTGCGTGACACCATTCCGCACTCCGCCGACAGCGGGGATCTCCGCGTCACCTGGCGCGCCTCGGACGTCCTGGAGCAGGGCACGGGCATCTGTCACGCCAAGTCCCACGCGCTGGCCGCGCTCCTGCGCGCCGAGGACATCCCCGCCGCGCTCTGCTATCAGCGGCTGACACACGACGCCGGGACCGGGCACGTGCTGCACGGCATGGTCGCCGTGCGCTTCCGCGGGGCCTGGCACCGGCAGGACTGCCGCGGGAACAAGCCCGGGGTCGACGCCCAGTTCTCCCTCGACGGCGAGCGGCTGGCCTTCGCCGTGGACGCGAAGTCCAATGAGGTGGACTATCCGGTACTCTTTGATGTACCGGCCCCGGCCGTGCTGCGCGCTCTGCGAGACGCCCCCGACCGGCCGTACCTGTGGGAACACCTCCCCGACGCACTCTGA
- a CDS encoding threonine aldolase family protein, translating to MNPPKTDARRHHDPDVRGFASDNYAGAHPEILAALALANGGHQIAYGEDDYTANLQQIIRAHFGPTAEAFPVFNGTGANVVALQAVTDRWGAVICAESAHINVDEGGAPERMGGLKLLTVPTPDGKLTPELIDRQAFGWDDEHRAMPQVVSITQNTELGTLYTPDEIRAICDHAHERGMKVHLDGSRIANAAASLDVPMRTFTNAVGVDILSLGGTKNGALFGEAVVVLNQDAVSHMKHLRKLSMQLASKMRFVSVQLEALLAKDLWLRNARHANEMAQRLAEGVRAVHGVEILYPVQANAVFARLPHDVSERLQKRFRFYFWDEAAGDVRWMCAFDTREEDVDGFVAALKEEMAR from the coding sequence GTGAATCCTCCGAAGACCGACGCCCGCAGGCATCACGACCCGGACGTGCGCGGCTTCGCGAGCGACAACTACGCGGGCGCGCACCCGGAGATCCTCGCGGCCCTCGCCCTCGCCAACGGCGGTCACCAGATCGCGTACGGCGAGGACGACTACACGGCGAACCTCCAGCAGATCATCCGCGCCCACTTCGGCCCCACGGCCGAGGCGTTCCCGGTCTTCAACGGCACCGGTGCCAACGTCGTCGCGCTCCAGGCGGTCACCGACCGCTGGGGCGCGGTGATCTGCGCCGAGTCCGCGCACATCAACGTGGACGAGGGCGGGGCCCCGGAGCGCATGGGCGGCCTCAAGCTGCTCACCGTGCCGACCCCGGACGGCAAGCTCACGCCCGAGCTCATCGACCGGCAGGCCTTCGGCTGGGACGACGAGCACCGCGCGATGCCGCAGGTCGTCTCGATCACGCAGAACACCGAACTGGGCACGCTCTACACGCCCGACGAGATCCGCGCGATCTGCGACCACGCCCACGAGCGCGGCATGAAGGTGCACCTCGACGGCTCCCGCATAGCCAATGCGGCCGCCTCGCTCGACGTGCCGATGCGCACGTTCACGAACGCGGTCGGCGTCGACATCCTGTCGCTGGGCGGCACGAAGAACGGCGCCCTGTTCGGCGAGGCCGTCGTCGTCCTCAACCAGGACGCCGTCAGCCACATGAAGCACCTGCGCAAGCTGTCGATGCAGCTCGCCTCCAAGATGCGCTTCGTGTCGGTGCAGTTGGAGGCCCTGCTCGCCAAGGACCTGTGGCTGCGCAACGCGCGGCACGCCAACGAGATGGCCCAGCGCCTCGCCGAGGGGGTCCGCGCCGTCCACGGCGTCGAGATCCTCTATCCGGTGCAGGCCAACGCCGTCTTCGCGCGGCTGCCGCACGACGTCAGCGAGCGCCTCCAGAAGCGCTTCCGGTTCTACTTCTGGGACGAGGCGGCCGGCGACGTCCGCTGGATGTGCGCCTTCGACACCCGCGAGGAGGACGTCGACGGTTTCGTCGCCGCCCTCAAGGAGGAAATGGCCCGCTAG